Proteins from one Juglans microcarpa x Juglans regia isolate MS1-56 chromosome 6S, Jm3101_v1.0, whole genome shotgun sequence genomic window:
- the LOC121236674 gene encoding uncharacterized protein LOC121236674, which translates to MVRLVRKLKSLKGALRVWNWKVFGWTGIQIKQLEEMVHALEEQLQVGVSEDVKLDLLTSKVELATWNSREESCLAQQAKQTWLNSGEANLKFFKFMASKSHKVVGQMKISENSWLKTSKEVPLGAVAYFQNLLAFNHQSPLPDLSSLIDRVIQEDDNVTLLELPSIQEVKHDMFSILTDSSSSPDGFGSGFYKACWGIVGSDVVDGVHDFF; encoded by the coding sequence ATGGTTCGCTTGGTGAGgaaattaaaaagtttgaaGGGTGCTCTCCGTGTATGGAACTGGAAGGTTTTCGGTTGGACTGGGATTCAAATTAAGCAGTTGGAGGAAATGGTGCATGCATTGGAGGAACAATTGCAAGTTGGTGTCTCAGAGGATGTAAAACTAGATCTATTAACTTCCAAAGTTGAATTGGCTACGTGGAATAGTAGAGAAGAAAGTTGTTTGGCCCAACAAGCAAAGCAAACATGGCTGAATTCGGGAGAAgcaaacttaaaatttttcaagTTCATGGCTTCCAAAAGTCATAAAGTGGTGGGGCAAATGAAAATTAGTGAGAATTCATGGCTGAAAACTTCGAAGGAAGTTCCCTTAGGGGCTGTGGCTTATTTCCAAAATTTATTGGCCTTTAATCACCAATCACCATTACCAGATTTATCTTCGCTTATTGATCGGGTCATTCAGGAGGATGACAATGTGACTCTTCTAGAGCTTCCTTCAATCCAAGAGGTAAAACATGATATGTTTTCAATTCTTACGGATAGTAGTTCGAGTCCTGATGGATTCGGGTCGGGTTTTTATAAAGCCTGTTGGGGTATTGTTGGTTCAGATGTGGTGGATGGagtacatgattttttttag